The proteins below are encoded in one region of Apium graveolens cultivar Ventura chromosome 4, ASM990537v1, whole genome shotgun sequence:
- the LOC141717016 gene encoding uncharacterized protein LOC141717016, with protein MINCKVTDLKLLWDKHWKEMVDDILVTQRKLTRNPLLLLNQKQLEFYALAEIHKLLKSIGKSLKDFQQMPQPPSTYLDFSDNNLVVEETSYNIAEMEKEHTELFSKCNEEQLAVGGCGKTFLWTIIISKLRSESKIVLPVASSGIAATLMPGGRTAHSRFKIPILLDDTSMCGISHKLDIAELIKSTSLIIWDETPMQDRHSFECLDRSLRDIMKAVHPERFHMPFGGITVVLGGDCRQIFPVIPQGTRGQIVSACITKSKLWRIATVFKLIHNMHLTKGRSRAEVESLSKFGKWVLDVGDWKVHSPVNSTSPLLEDDIYIPREFCNLQGINSVDEMIESTFPDFTENYQNADYLSERAILSPTN; from the exons ATGATCAATTGCAAAGTTACTGACCTAAAGTTATTGTGGGACAAGCATTGGAAAGAAATGGTTGATGACATTTTGGTAACGCAACGCAAGCTCACAAGGAATCCGCTTCTCCTACTTAACCAAAAACAACTTGAATTTTATGCTTTGGCAG AAATCCACAAGTTGTTGAAGTCCATTGGTAAATCTCTAAAAGATTTTCAGCAAATGCCTCAACCGCCTAGCACGTATCTGGATTTTAGTGATAATAATTTGGTTGTAGAAGAAACAAGCTATAACATTGCCGAAATGGAAAAGGAACACACTGAGTTGTTTTCTAAATGTAATGAAGAGCAATTGGCAGT TGGAGGTTGTGGGAAGACCTTTTTGTGGACGATAATTATTTCGAAGTTGCGATCCGAAAGTAAGATAGTTCTTCCTGTTGCATCGTCTGGCATTGCAGCAACGCTAATGCCTGGTGGTCGGACTGCTCATTCCCGTTTCAAAATCCCCATTCTTCTAGATGATACGTCTATGTGTGGAATATCACACAAGTTAGACATTGCTGAATTAATTAAGAGTACAAGTCTGATAATTTGGGACGAGACACCCATGCAAGATCGACATTCATTTGAATGCCTTGACCGTTCACTTCGAGATATAATGAAAGCTGTCCATCCGGAGCGTTTCCACATGCCATTTGGTGGTATTACTGTCGTCTTAGGTGGTGATTGTCGCCAAATTTTTCCAGTTATTCCACAAGGTACCAGAGGTCAGATTGTCTCAGCATGTATAACCAAATCAAAATTATGGAGAATTGCTACTGTTTTCAAGCTCATACACAACATGCACCTTACCAAAGGGAGAAGTAGAGCTGAGGTAGAAAGCCTATCCAAATTTGGAAAATGGGTTTTGGATGTGGGTGATTGGAAGGTACATTCTCCTGTTAATTCAACTTCTCCACTGTTGGAAGATGACATTTATATTCCTAGGGAATTTTGCAATCTGCAAGGTATAAACTCCGTCGATGAAATGATAGAAAGCACCTTCCCAGATTTTACGGAAAATTACCAGAATGCAGATTATTTGAGTGAGAGAGCCATATTAAGTCCAACAAACTAA
- the LOC141717425 gene encoding putative beta-1,4-xylosyltransferase IRX10L — MRNWRWGFVVMLCSVILLRIDANVHSRAQQTERISGSAGDVLEDDPVGRLKVFVYELPSKYNKKILQKDPRCLTHMFAAEIYMHRFLLSSAVRTLNPEEADWFYTPVYTTCDLTPNGLPLPFKSPRMMRSAIQLISSNWPYWNRTEGADHFFITPHDFGACFHYQEEKAIERGILTLLQRATLVQTFGQRNHVCLKDGSITVPPYAPPQKMQSHLIPPNTPRSIFVYFRGLFYDVGNDPEGGYYARGARAAVWENFKNNPLFDISTEHPTTYYEDMQRAIFCLCPLGWAPWSPRLVEAVIFGCIPVIIADDIVLPFADAIPWEEIGVYVPEKDVPNLDTMLASISPEVILKKQRLLANPSMKQAMLFPQPAQPGDAFHQILNGLARKLPHDRSVFLKPGEKILNWTAGPVGDLKPW; from the exons ATGAGGAACTGGAGATGGGGTTTTGTTGTGATGCTTTGTTCTGTGATTCTTTTGAGGATTGATGCTAATGTGCACTCCAGAGCTCAACAAACTGAGAGAATTTCAG GTAGTGCTGGTGATGTCTTGGAAGATGATCCTGTAGGAAGACTGAAAGTTTTCGTTTATGAGCTTCCAAGCAAATATAACAAAAAGATTTTGCAGAAGGACCCAAGATGCCTTACTCACATGTTTGCTGCAGAAATTTATATGCATCGGTTTCTTCTATCAAGCGCTGTTCGAACACTCAATCCTGAGGAAGCTGATTGGTTCTATACTCCTGTGTATACAACTTGTGACTTAACACCAAACGGTCTCCCTCTGCCCTTCAAATCACCTCGTATGATGAGGAGTGCTATACAACTCATCTCGTCTAATTGGCCTTACTGGAATAGGACGGAAGGGGCTGATCACTTCTTCATAACACCACATGACTTTGGAGCATGCTTTCATTATCAA GAAGAGAAAGCAATTGAAAGAGGGATTCTTACATTGCTACAGCGTGCTACCTTGGTTCAAACTTTTGGACAGCGAAATCATGTTTGCTTAAAGGATGGCTCCATCACAGTTCCGCCGTATGCTCCTCCGCAGAAAATGCAGTCTCATTTGATCCCTCCAAACACGCCTAGATCCATCTTTGTTTATTTCAGAGGTTTATTTTATGATGTGGGAAATGACCCGGAAGGTGGTTATTATGCAAG AGGTGCAAGGGCAGCAGTATGGGAGAACTTCAAGAACAATCCACTTTTTGACATATCTACAGAGCATCCGACTACTTATTATGAAGATATGCAACGAGCAATATTTTGCTTGTGTCCACTAGGATGGGCTCCATGGAGTCCTAGACTTGTTGAAGCTGTGATATTCGGTTGCATTCCTGTCATTATTGCAGATGACATTGTTTTGCCTTTTGCTGATGCGATCCCGTGGGAAGAAATTGGCGTTTATGTGCCAGAGAAGGATGTTCCTAATTTGGACACGATGCTCGCCTCTATTTCCCCAGAGGTCATACTGAAAAAACAAAGGTTGTTGGCAAATCCTTCAATGAAGCAAGCTATGTTGTTTCCACAACCGGCTCAACCTGGGGATGCTTTTCATCAAATTTTAAATGGGCTTGCCCGAAAACTACCACACGACCGAAGCGTCTTCTTAAAGCCTGGAGAAAAGATCTTGAACTGGACTGCAGGCCCTGTGGGTGATCTGAAACCTTGGTAG
- the LOC141717019 gene encoding uncharacterized protein LOC141717019, translated as MLDETNELVKEFRSARDHFENEGVEDLEIVLKVSRADSGRENHIGTSDEVAGIMLGDLDETDGSRDIIIDSKIDGLERISDIHPKLMALQYPLLFPHGGDGFHKNIPFGRAKKDSNKIREVISMKEYYSHKFQVRTNEGITPRLGGRIYQQYIVDAFSTIEQARLWWFRTNQTTLRSDLYMNIRDSLQTGDSDSNNLGKSFILPARFVGSRRYMQQNFQDALAVCRYIGHPDIFLTMTTNPLWDEIIQMMKHIPQCSPQNSPDMIARVFNLKLDQIVDDIKKKNYFGVCLAVMYVVKFQKRGLPHVHMLIWLDSASKRHLQANVDKYVSVEIPDLKEDLVGYAAVKAHMINGPCGSDTYNSKCMKQNKCIRHFPKKYSPSTTFDQFGFPIYRRRKMNNTVTKGKAILDNQWFVPYNRDLLVKYQCHINVEICCHARSLKYLFKYCLKGHDRATVEIRGGKRRSDNGENIDAGEDEIQSFFYGRYICAAEAAYRIFGFNIHYIFVPVLRLSFHLPGNKYCTFRSNEPLQKVVAREKHKPSQLQAFFLLNVNNSNARKYLYDEIPQYYVWNESDRI; from the exons ATGTTGGATGAAACAAATGAGTTGGTCAAAGAGTTTCGTTCTGCCCGGGACCATTTCGAAAATGAAGGTGTAGAAGATTTGGAAATTGTGTTAAAGGTTTCCCGGGCTGACAGTGGTCGTGAGAATCATATTGGTACATCAGATGAGGTTGCTGGCATCATGCTTGGAGATCTTGACGAAACAGACGGTTCACGCGATATTATTATTGATTCAAAAATCGATGGTTTGGAAAGAATATCTGATATTCATCCAAAACTTATGGCTCTACAATATCCTCTTCTATTTCCTCACGGTGGTGATGGATTTCATAAGAATATACCATTTGGGAGAGCAAAGAAAGATTCGAACAAAATAAGGGAAGTGATATCAATGAAGGAGTATTACTCACATAAATTTCAGGTTCGAACAAATGAAG GTATCACTCCGCGTCTTGGTGGGCGCATCTACCAACAATATATTGTTGATGCATTCTCTACTATAGAGCAAGCCCGTTTGTGGTGGTTCCGTACAAATCAGACTACACTCCGTAGTGATCTTTATATGAATATACGAGACTCCTTGCAGACAGGGGATTCTGATAGTAATAATTTGGGGAAAAGTTTCATCTTACCAGCCAGATTTGTTGGTTCGCGAAGGTACATGCAACAAAATTTCCAGGATGCGCTGGCAGTGTGTCGATACATTGGACATCCGGACATTTTCCTTACGATGACAACAAATCCACTTTGGGATGAAATCATTCAAATGATGAAACACATTCCTCAGTGTTCTCCACAGAATTCTCCGGACATGATAGCACGTGTTTTCAATTTAAAACTTGACCAGATTGTAGATGACATCAAGAAGAAAAACTACTTTGGTGTATGTCTTGCAG TCATGTACGTAGTGAAATTCCAGAAGCGCGGTTTACCACATGTACATATGTTGATATGGTTGGACTCAGCATCAAAGCGCCACCTTCAGGCCAATGTTGATAAATATGTATCTGTCGAGATCCCTGATCTGAAGGAAGACCTTGTAGGTTACGCAGCTGTAAAGGCTCACATGATAAACGGACCCTGCGGATCAGATACATATAATTCAAAATGCATGAAGCAGAACAAGTGTATTCGACACTTTCCTAAGAA GTACTCTCCGAGCACCACATTTGACCAATTTGGCTTTCCAATTTATAGACGTCGGAAAATGAATAATACAGTCACCAAAGGGAAAGCAATTTTGGACAATCAATGGTTTGTCCCTTATAACCGGGATTTATTGGTTAAATACCAATGCCATATTAATGTGGAGATTTGTTGCCATGCGCGAAGTCTAAAGTACCTATTCAAATACTGTCTCAAAGGTCACGACAGAGCAACGGTGGAAATTAGAGGGGGAAAAAGACGCAGTGATAATGGAGAAAACATTGATGCGGGTGAAGATGAAATTCAATCTTTTTTTTATGGGAGATATATTTGTGCAGCTGAGGCGGCTTATCGTATCTTCGGTTTTAATATTCATTACATATTTGTGCCTGTTCTCCGTCTTTCATTTCATTTACCTGGGAACAAATACTGTACATTCAGATCCAACGAGCCTTTGCAGAAAGTGGTTGCTAGAGAAAAACATAAACCGAGTCAGCTTCAAGCTTTTTTTCTTCTCAATGTGAATAACAGTAATGCGAGGAAATATTTATATGATGAAATCCCTCAATATTATGTGTGGAATGAAAGTGATAGAATTTGA